In Falco biarmicus isolate bFalBia1 chromosome 6, bFalBia1.pri, whole genome shotgun sequence, the following are encoded in one genomic region:
- the MSGN1 gene encoding mesogenin-1, translated as MDKLHETLINMEDALGSEHSVCLSSWDWKSTTGSFELHPVSSPHSLSPTPSFESYSSSPCPAAVDTPYGSGGGSSLVGYNLVDFTPAYLPSPGQARLPKGTKVRMSAQRRRKASEREKLRMRTLADALHTLRNYLPPVYSQRGQPLTKIQTLKYTIKYISELTELLNSVKRV; from the coding sequence ATGGACAAATTGCACGAGACATTGATAAACATGGAAGACGCTTTGGGTTCAGAACATTCTGTCTGCTTATCATCCTGGGACTGGAAAAGCACCACTGGGTCTTTCGAGCTGCACCCAGTCTCGTCTCCACACAGCTTATCCCCGACACCCTCCTTCGAATCCTACTCCTCATCCCCTTGCCCGGCAGCGGTGGATACCCCCTACGGCAgcggtggtggcagcagcttgGTGGGCTACAACCTGGTGGACTTCACCCCTGCCTACCTGCCTAGCCCCGGGCAGGCTCGGCTGCCCAAGGGCACCAAGGTGCGGATGTCTGCCCAGCGCAGAAGGAAGGCCAGTGAGAGAGAGAAGCTGCGGATGAGGACCCTGGCTGATGCACTCCACACGCTGCGCAACTACCTGCCCCCCGTCTACAGCCAGAGGGGACAGCCCCTCACCAAAATACAAACCCTGAAGTACACCATCAAGTATATCAGCGAACTGACGGAGCTCCTCAACAGCGTCAAGCGGGTATAG